Genomic window (Pseudomonas azadiae):
TTCGGACCCGCAGTTCCGTTGAATTGCACCTGGTTCCAGTTAGTGATTTTGCCGGCGAAGATATCCGCCAACTGAGCACTGGTGAGCTGCAACGAGGTTTGACCGTCGATGTGGTAAGGCACGGTGACCGAAGTAGCTTCAGCCGGGATTTGGATCAGCGGGCCGAAAGCAGCGCGGCCTTTGACGGCATCGGCGTTGTAAGCTGCCAGTTCCGCAGCGCTGACGATCGAGTCGCTGCCTGCGTAGTCAACGGTGATGCCGGCGGCCAATTTCAGCTTGGTCGAATCGTTGCCGAAGAAGGCCTTCTTGCCGTCGCCACTGCCCACGCCGATGTAGGCGTTAAAACCTGGGATGGAGGAAGCGAGGATGCCGGTACCGGTCGTGGTGCCGTAGAGTTTTTCCGGCAGGGTGGCACCGCCACCGACCACTGCGGCCATGGATTGGGCCGAAGCCAGTGCTGCAACTGCCAAAGAGGCCGCGATCATAGTGCGCTTAAACATGAAGAATCTCCTTTCGTCGTGTTTGTACGTTTGAGGTAGATAGCTCTTGCAGGACGCCATGGCTCCGGCCCCGAACCGTGTCTCGGGGGTGGCAGGGGTGAGGCCATGGGTAGGAAATTTCGCAGCTTCCGATGACAGCAAAAGGAAAAAACCTCGGGAGGAAGGGCTTGATTTTTAAAAAGATTCTCGGGTGTTTTGGTCATGGTTTTGAGCGGTTTGGCGGCAGGTGACAGCGAGGTTTCAGCGCCAGTGCACTGAACGCGGCCAAGGGCGTTGGAATGTGACGGAATGAGGAACCCGAGATTGCGCAACGGCACCGGGCATCACCCAATTTAAATGACTAAACATGGATTCATGTGGGCGCGGGCTTGCTCGCGAATGCGGTGTATCAGCGACTCCATCTGTCACTGATACACCGCATTCGCGGGCAAGCCCGCTCCCACAGTTGAACTGAGTTCGACATAAAAAACACCGGCGGCTCTAAGGCCGCCGCGCTCTGGCTTTTGATCTCGGATCGCCCCGTCAACCACGATGGCCGCCACGAAAGCCGTCTCTCCACAGATCGCTAAAAATTGTGTAAATGCCTATGCTGCGATGCGGACTGTCACATGACCTGTTTTTGCTGACACACCGCTATCGCAGGCAAGCCAGCTCCCACATTTTGAATGGGTTTCGTCAGTGTGCGTCAGGTAACCAGCTGGTTGATCTCGATGATCGGCAACAGCACCGCCATGACGATCACCAGCACCACCGCACCCATCACCACGATCATCAGCGGCTCCAGCAACGCCGTCATACCCATGGCGCGGCGCTCGATATCGCGCGACAGGGTCTGCGCCGCACGCTCCAGCATCGGCGGCAGCGAGCCGGTTTTTTCGCCGCTGGCGATCAGGTGAATCAGCACCGGCGGAAATACCTTTTCCACCGCCAGCGCCGGGGCCAGGTTGACGCCTTCGCGCACCTTGGCGGTGGCGTCGTTGACGCACTGGCTCAAGCGGTCATTGGACAGAGTCTGCCGCGCCGCTTCCAGGGCGCGCAACAAGGGCACGCCGGCACCGCCGAGAATCGCCAGGGTCGAGGCGAACCGCGCGGTGTTCAGGCCGAGCACAAAACGCCCGATCAGTGGCAGCCTCAATACGCGGCTATGCCAATTCAGGCGCGCCACCGGGTTGCGCAGGTACAGGCGCCAACCCCAGAAACCGCCGACAATGCCGGCAAAGCACATCCCGCCCCAGGCGCGGATAAAGTCGCTGGCATTGAGCATCGCCAGGGTCAGCCCCGGCAGGTCCTGGCGCGCCTGGGAAAACGCGCTGACCACCTGGGGTACCACGTAGCTGAGCAGGAAAATCACAATGCCGATGGACACCAGCCCCACGACGCCGGGGTAGATAAACGCGGTGAGAATCTTGCCGCGCAGGTTGTTGCGCTCCTCGATGTAATCGGCCAGGCGCTCCATCACCTGGGCCAGGTCACCGGACTCCTCCCCCGCCGCGATCAACGCGCGGTAGATCGACGGAAAATCCCGTGGCCGCGCCGCCAACGCATCCGCCAGGCGCATGCCGCCGCGCACATCGGCGCGCACGGCGGCGAGGGTCTGAGCGATGTGTTTTTTCTCGGCCTGTTCCACCGTGGCGCTCAAAGCCGCCTCCAGCGGCAAACTGGCACCGAGCAGGCTTGCCAGTTGCCGCGTGGCCCAGGCCAGGTCGTTGTCCGACAGCTTGGCGCTGAACAGGCTGCTGCCGGCTTTCGTGGACTGCCCACCTTCCACCTGCACCCGCAACGCGGTCAGGCCACGGCTGCGCAACACCGCAAACGCGCCGCTCTGGCTATCCGCCTCCAGGTGCCCGGCCTCGATTTTGCCGCTGGCATCGGCGGCTTCGTAGCGATAGCGATTCATCAGGCGTCCCGTGTCACGCGCAGGATTTCTTCGGGCGCGGTGGCGCCGCTGCGCACCCAGCGCTCGCCGTCTTCACGCATGCTCAACATTCCGGCGCGGCGCGCGGCCAGGCGCAGGTCCTGCTCGGCGGCGCCCTGGTGGATCAGGCTGCGCACGTCGTCGTCAACGCAAAACAATTCATGGATGCCGGTACGGCCGCTGTAGCCGGTCTGGTTGCACTGCGCGCAGCCCACCGGGCGCCAGGTGCCGGGCGCGGCCGGGTCTTGCTGCTTGCAGTGCGGGCACAGGCGGCGCACCAGGCGCTGGGCCAACACGCCGAGCAGTGACGAGGCCAGTAGAAACGGCTCCACGCCCATGTCGATCAAGCGATTGACCGCCGACACCGCATCGTTGGTGTGCAACGTGGCGAGCACCAGATGCCCGGTGAGCGAAGCCTGTACGGCGATTTGCGCGGTTTCCAGGTCGCGGATTTCCCCGATCATGATGATGTCCGGGTCCTGGCGCAGAATCGCGCGCAAGGCCAGGCCGAAGGTCATGTCGATCTTGGCGTTGACCTGGATCTGGCTGATGCCCGGCAGGTCGTATTCCACCGGATCTTCCACGGTGAGGATATTGCTGGTGCTCGCATCCAGCCGCGCGAGGGCGGCGTACAGGCTGGTGGTCTTGCCGCTGCCGGTGGGCCCGGTGACCAGCACGATGCCGTGGGGCTGGCGGATCAGCGTGTCCAGGCGCGCCAGCACCTGCGGCTCCATGCCCAGGGTCTCCAGCTGCAAGCGCCCGGCCTGTTTGTCCAACAGCCGCATCACCACGCGCTCGCCATGCCCGGTGGGCACCGTCGACACGCGAATATCAATCGGCCGCCCGGCCACCCGCAACGCGATACGGCCGTCCTGGGGCAAGCGTTTTTCGGCGATGTCGAGCTGGGCCATGATCTTGATCCGCGACACCAGCGCACCGTGCAACGCCTTGCGTGGCGACACCACATCACGCAGGGTGCCGTCGACGCGGTAGCGCACCACGGAATGGGTTTCATAGGGTTCGATGTGAATATCACTGGCCTCATCGCGCGCGGCCTGGGTCAGCAAGGCGTTGATCATGCGAATCACCGGCGCGCCATCCTGGGTGTCGAGCAGGTCGGTGATTTCGGGCATGTCCTGCATCAGGCGGTCGAGGTCCACCTCGTTTTCGGCGGCGCCCACTACAGCGGCGGCGCTGCCGGTGTCGGCGTAGGCGCTGGCGAGCAGGCCGTCGAGTTCATCGTCGCGTACCTGTTCGAGGTGGGCCTGGCCGAACTGACGGTGGACCTCACTGATAGACCAGCCGGGGGTTGAGGGGCACACCGTCAGCAGCATGCCGCCCTCGCCGGGGCGCAGGAGGATGCGCTGGGATTTGGCCCAGGCGTAGGGTAGAAGGCTCATGGGGTTGGCCTTTTTTGGAGGCGTACATATCCATTATTGGGGTAACGGCGGCTTATGGTTTCGCCCTTACGGCGAGTCACTTTGGAAAAGCCCCAAAGTAACCAAAGGGCTCTTGCCCCAACACTCGGCACCTCGCTCACGCTCGGTGTGCCCGTAATTCGACAGGGATTTGGGGGGCCGCCGCCACGCGCCATCCATGGCGCGGGGCGGCTAAACCGGCATCCTTGCCGGTTTACCCCCCAAATCCCTGTCGAATTCCGGCCAGCGTGTTTGACGGGGCGCCTAAGATCAAAATCAAGATCAAAAGCGAAAGCAAAGCGGCCTGACAGCCGACTTGAGTGGTGGAGATCAAAAGCAGTTTTTTGTGCACCGCAGATTGCTTTTCTGTGGGAGCTGGCTTGCCTGCGATGCGGACGCCCAGGTGAATCAGGCATATCCAGTTGATGCCTTCGCAGGCAAGCCAGCTCCCACATTTGACCGAGTTCGACAGTAAGATACCGGTCGGCTCTAAGGCCGCCGCGCTCTGCTTTTGCTTTTGCTTTTGCTTTTGATCTTAGGCGCCCCGTAAAACCACGCTGGCCGAACGCAGGCTTGAATCCGTGGGTAACCCGGCAGGACGCCGGGTTAGCCGCACTGGGCCAAGGATGGCCCATTGCGGCGGCCCACGGATTCAAGCCGGAGTGAGGGCATGCCGAGCCTAGGCGAGGCACCGAGTGGTGGGGCGAGGACCTTTTGGTTACTTTTGGGTCCTTCCAAAAGTGACCCGCTGTAAGAGCGGAACCATAATTGGCCGTCACCGAAGAAACGGATATGTACCCAATCACCGCGGCGCCCCCTGTGAAACCGGCACCGCCCTAATCACCGCCCTAGGCCCCTGCTGCTGCACCCCAGGAATCGCCTTCTCCACCGACGGCAACTGCGGCGCCTGCACATCCGGCATCGCCCAACTACGCTCCGGCTGCAACCCTCCCTGGGCCCGGCGCATAAACTCATAGCGGTTCAACGTAATGCTGCGCCCCGCCCCACTGTCGCGAATAATGTAAGGCCGCAGAAACACCATCAGGTTGGTCTTGCTCACACTGCGCTTCTCATTGCGAAACAGCGCGCCCAACCCTGGAATATCCGCCAGCCATGGCACCGCATCATTGCTCTGGCTGTAGCCGTCCTGCAGCAGCCCGCCGAGCACCATGATCTGCCCGTCATCCAACAAAATACTGGTATCGATCGCACGCTTGTTGGTCACCGTGCCCGCCGTCACCGAGGCCCGTTCATCCACGGTGCTGACTTCCTGGTAGATATCCAGCTTCACCGTGCCGCCCTCGGAGATCTGCGGCCGTACGTTCAGCTTGAGCCCCACCTCTTCACGCTGCACGGTCTGGAACGGGTTGTTGCTGGTGCCCCCGCCTCCGGTCACATAACTGCCGGTGACAAACGGAATGGTCTGCCCCACGAAAATGCTCGCCGCCTCGTTGTCCAGGGTCAGCAGGTTCGGCGTGGACAGCACGTTGGTGCCGCCCTTGCTCTTCAACGCACGGGCCAACACCTTGAGGTCAAGCACCTTGCCGATGCCGGGAATATCCACCGTGCCGTTGACCAACCCAATGTTCAGGCCCTTGGGCAGTACATCAATACTGGTCGGGCTGGCGGGCGTGCCAACCACGCCGCTGCCGCCGAGGTTCACGCCGCCGAACGCGCCCTTGCCCGCCAGGTTGCCGGCCTGCCATTGCACGCCGAACTCGGTGGCGTCGTCTTCGCTGACTTCCACGATCAGGCTTTCGATCACCACCTGGGCGCGGCGCTGGTCGAGCATGTCGATGACCTCGCGCAGGTTGCGGTACAGCGGGTCCGGCGCGGAGATCAGCAAGGTGTTGGTGGTGGCGTCGGCCTGAATGGTCACGCCGCCGGCGCTGAACGCGGTGTCCTGGTCACTGGCGGGTTTGCCATTGCCGGTGCTGCTGGTTGAACCGGAGGATTGCCCATAGCCCGGCTGCACGCCGCTGCCGGTCGGTGTCCCCGTGCTGTTCTGGGCATTGCTCGCGCCCTGGCTGTTTTTGTCATTGCCGCCCATGGCGCTGAGCTTGCCACGGGCATCGTCACTCACACCCGAATCACTCTCGCCCGTGAGCAACCCGCGCAGCGACTGGGCCAATTTGCCGGCCTGGGCGTTGCGCAGGTACACCACGTGCATGTTGCTGGGATTGCTCTGGGCGTTGTCGAGCTTGTAGATCAGGTTGCGCGCCAGCTCCGTGCGCTCCGGGCTGCCGGAACGGATGATGACGGAGTTGGAGCGCGGGTCGCCGATCACGTTGATCTTCTGGGTCTGGTCGGCGCCCTGGGTTTCCAGCAGTTCGGAGACCATGGCGGCAATGTCCACGGCGATGCCGTTCTGCACCATCACCACGTCGGTGTCGATGGCGCTGGGGGTGTCGATACCATTGATGATCTGCGCCACCCGCGCCAGGTTTTCCGCATAGTCGGTGATGACAATGCTGTTGTTGCCGGGGTAGGCATTGATCGGGTTGTTCGGCGACACGATGGGGCGCAGCACCGGGATCAGGTTCACCGCGTTTTCGTATTGCAGGCGAAAGGTGCGGGTCTGCATGCCGCTGCTGCCGGCACTGTAGATCGGCCCGCCGAGCAACTTGGCATCGGCCTCGGGCACCACCTGGGCCACACCGCCGACATCCACCACGCTGAAGCCCTGCATGCGCAGCGCCGCCAGCAGCATGTCGTAGGCCTGGTGCGCCGGGACCTGCCCTTCGCTGACCAGGGTGAGGTTGCCTTTCACGCGCGGGTCCACCAAAAACTGCTGCCCGGTGGCGCGGGACAGCGCGCGCACCACCGCCTGGATATCCGCATCGACAAAATTGAGCTGCACCGGCTGATCACCCAACGGGTTGCGCGCCTTGACGGCCGCCGGGGCATGGCCGCGCGCGGTGTCGGTGATCCGGTGCTGTACGGGAGGTTTGGGCAGGCGTTCACCTTGGCGGTCCAGCACCGTCTCGGCGCTGCGACGAGTGTCCGCCAGGGGCTGGCCAAGCTCACTGTCCACCAGCAATGGCGTGGTTGACGGATTGCTGCACGCACTCAGAGCCAGCACCAGCAGCGGCGCGACCATGCGAAACGGGGGGACTGACCACTTCATGAAGCTTCCTTAGCGCCAAGCGCCTGATCCATGCGAACGGTCCCGGACACAGTGCCGGCCGAGCTGTCGACGGCATCCATCGCGCGCTGCAACCGCGCTTCGGACACCTCCAGGGAAAACGAACGGGGATTGCCCAGCAGCCAGCCCACCACCGCGTCGGCCGGGGCGTTGTCGAACGTCAACCGCCAGCCGCCGGGTTCCAGCGCCTGCAATTGGTAATGCCCTTTGAGGCCGGCGTTATCCAGGGCCTGGCGCAGCGCAGTTTCGTCGCCCGGCCTTGGTGCGGATACGTCCTGCAACAGCACCTGCAGGGCTGCGGCCTGGGCGCGCAGCTTGGGGGTTTCAACCTGCCAGTAATCGATCTTCTTCAATGCCGGCTGCACCAGCACCAGCCAGGTCAGCAGGCTCGCCAGGACCAGGCCCGCGCCGCTGAGCAGGCGTTTTTCACGCAGCGCCAGGCCACCCCAGAACACCTGGGCCTGGCTGCGCAGTCGTTGGATTTTATTCATCGTCGGCACCCGATTTTTCCGAGGCCTGCGCCGGGCCAATCACCCAGGCCTGCTCATCGCGGCTGGCCGTGAAGCCGGCCTGGGCCAACGCCGCCTGCCATTCGCCCTCGGCTTTCGGGCT
Coding sequences:
- the gspM gene encoding type II secretion system protein GspM → MNKIQRLRSQAQVFWGGLALREKRLLSGAGLVLASLLTWLVLVQPALKKIDYWQVETPKLRAQAAALQVLLQDVSAPRPGDETALRQALDNAGLKGHYQLQALEPGGWRLTFDNAPADAVVGWLLGNPRSFSLEVSEARLQRAMDAVDSSAGTVSGTVRMDQALGAKEAS
- the gspD gene encoding type II secretion system secretin GspD, coding for MKWSVPPFRMVAPLLVLALSACSNPSTTPLLVDSELGQPLADTRRSAETVLDRQGERLPKPPVQHRITDTARGHAPAAVKARNPLGDQPVQLNFVDADIQAVVRALSRATGQQFLVDPRVKGNLTLVSEGQVPAHQAYDMLLAALRMQGFSVVDVGGVAQVVPEADAKLLGGPIYSAGSSGMQTRTFRLQYENAVNLIPVLRPIVSPNNPINAYPGNNSIVITDYAENLARVAQIINGIDTPSAIDTDVVMVQNGIAVDIAAMVSELLETQGADQTQKINVIGDPRSNSVIIRSGSPERTELARNLIYKLDNAQSNPSNMHVVYLRNAQAGKLAQSLRGLLTGESDSGVSDDARGKLSAMGGNDKNSQGASNAQNSTGTPTGSGVQPGYGQSSGSTSSTGNGKPASDQDTAFSAGGVTIQADATTNTLLISAPDPLYRNLREVIDMLDQRRAQVVIESLIVEVSEDDATEFGVQWQAGNLAGKGAFGGVNLGGSGVVGTPASPTSIDVLPKGLNIGLVNGTVDIPGIGKVLDLKVLARALKSKGGTNVLSTPNLLTLDNEAASIFVGQTIPFVTGSYVTGGGGTSNNPFQTVQREEVGLKLNVRPQISEGGTVKLDIYQEVSTVDERASVTAGTVTNKRAIDTSILLDDGQIMVLGGLLQDGYSQSNDAVPWLADIPGLGALFRNEKRSVSKTNLMVFLRPYIIRDSGAGRSITLNRYEFMRRAQGGLQPERSWAMPDVQAPQLPSVEKAIPGVQQQGPRAVIRAVPVSQGAPR
- the gspE gene encoding type II secretion system ATPase GspE — its product is MSLLPYAWAKSQRILLRPGEGGMLLTVCPSTPGWSISEVHRQFGQAHLEQVRDDELDGLLASAYADTGSAAAVVGAAENEVDLDRLMQDMPEITDLLDTQDGAPVIRMINALLTQAARDEASDIHIEPYETHSVVRYRVDGTLRDVVSPRKALHGALVSRIKIMAQLDIAEKRLPQDGRIALRVAGRPIDIRVSTVPTGHGERVVMRLLDKQAGRLQLETLGMEPQVLARLDTLIRQPHGIVLVTGPTGSGKTTSLYAALARLDASTSNILTVEDPVEYDLPGISQIQVNAKIDMTFGLALRAILRQDPDIIMIGEIRDLETAQIAVQASLTGHLVLATLHTNDAVSAVNRLIDMGVEPFLLASSLLGVLAQRLVRRLCPHCKQQDPAAPGTWRPVGCAQCNQTGYSGRTGIHELFCVDDDVRSLIHQGAAEQDLRLAARRAGMLSMREDGERWVRSGATAPEEILRVTRDA
- the gspF gene encoding type II secretion system inner membrane protein GspF is translated as MNRYRYEAADASGKIEAGHLEADSQSGAFAVLRSRGLTALRVQVEGGQSTKAGSSLFSAKLSDNDLAWATRQLASLLGASLPLEAALSATVEQAEKKHIAQTLAAVRADVRGGMRLADALAARPRDFPSIYRALIAAGEESGDLAQVMERLADYIEERNNLRGKILTAFIYPGVVGLVSIGIVIFLLSYVVPQVVSAFSQARQDLPGLTLAMLNASDFIRAWGGMCFAGIVGGFWGWRLYLRNPVARLNWHSRVLRLPLIGRFVLGLNTARFASTLAILGGAGVPLLRALEAARQTLSNDRLSQCVNDATAKVREGVNLAPALAVEKVFPPVLIHLIASGEKTGSLPPMLERAAQTLSRDIERRAMGMTALLEPLMIVVMGAVVLVIVMAVLLPIIEINQLVT